AGTGGATTTATCCCTAGGAGCGTCAATGGAAACGGTACTGCGCGCGGCCAGTATGTATATAGTGCTGATGATAGTGTTAAAAATTGCCGGTAAGCGAACCCTGCTGGAGATGACTTCTTTTGACCTTATCCTCTTGCTAATTATAAGCGAGGCGACTCAACAGGCTTTGTTGGGTAATGACTTCTCGGTGACAGGGGCCGCTTTAACAATAGTGACGCTGATCGTCGTGGATATTCTGTTTGGCATGATGAAAGGCTGGTTTCCCCGGCTGGAGTTATTTATTGATGGCAGTCCGTTAATTTTAGTTGAACACGGGAAACTTCTGCCGATGCGGGCTAAACGCGCCGGAATAACCGAAGACGATGTGCTTAACTCCGCCCGTAGCAGCCAGGGGCTGGAACGGTTGGACCAAATCAAATTCGCCATCCTTGAGAAGAATGGCAAAATTTCGATTATTCCTGAGGAGCAGTCGTAATAGTCATTTACGCGACTTCTTTAGTTGTAAGCAGGATAAAGAATATCGCGAGCTGAATTATTTGAAGGTATGACATGAGAGTGATGGTGGTGGGGGAAGGATTATTCTCCGCTTCGCTGCGAACCCTTCGGGCCGCACTGCGTGCGTTCTCTCGCTTTCGCTCGAGTCGAACCTTAGTCGAAGTTTCTCATCCTTCCCCGGATGGGCAGGATAGGGAATCTCGTGAACTGGACTTTTTGAAGGTATGACATGGAAGAGATGGTGGTGGGGGAAGGATTATTCTCCGCTTCGCTGCGAACCCTTCGGGCCGCACTGCGTGCGTTCTCTCGCTTTCGCTCGAGTCGAACCTTAGTCGAAGTTTCTCATCCTTCCCCGGATGGGCAGGATATGAAATATCATGAGCTGAATTATTTGAAGGAATTACATGGAAGAGAGGGTGGTGGGGGAAGGATTATTCTCCGCTTCGCAGCGAACCCTTCGGGCCGCACTGCGTGCGTTCTCTCGCTTTCGCTCGAGTCGAACCTTGGTCGAAGCTTCTCATCCTTCCCCGGATGGGCAGGATAGGGAATCTCATGAGCTGAATTATTTGAAGGAATTACATGGAAGAGATGGTGGTGGGGGAAGGATTCGAACCTTCGAAGTCGATGACGGCAGATTTACAGTCTG
This genomic interval from Salmonella enterica subsp. enterica serovar Choleraesuis contains the following:
- a CDS encoding DUF421 domain-containing protein codes for the protein METVLRAASMYIVLMIVLKIAGKRTLLEMTSFDLILLLIISEATQQALLGNDFSVTGAALTIVTLIVVDILFGMMKGWFPRLELFIDGSPLILVEHGKLLPMRAKRAGITEDDVLNSARSSQGLERLDQIKFAILEKNGKISIIPEEQS